The Chloroflexota bacterium genome window below encodes:
- the mraY gene encoding phospho-N-acetylmuramoyl-pentapeptide-transferase — translation MEIQRALVLKLAEALLLAGAAFILTLVLGRWWIRWLKAHNIGKAIRVDGPQSHMIKIGTPTMGGVMIIASVVIITVIFNLVGRWSMLLPLAALVGYGILGAFDDYLSLTKVRSKTFGLTERFKMVWLVMIAFFASLALYLPAPFGLDNGGEVVVPFVGVIDIGYWYIPIATFLIVAMANAVNFSDGMDGLAGWTSAIAFAAFGVIAFVYRFDYLVTYSFTVSGACVAFLWFNAHPAQVFMGDTGSLALGATLAIVALISKAWLLLPIVGIIYVLEAASVVIQRYYFKYTRITTGTGKRVFKMTPIHHHFELAGWSEMQVVQRFVMIGIIAAMIGISLALNPALPQQSSSSQPTTPNNPFTTTDDPLPTAYPTPLGN, via the coding sequence ATCGAGATTCAGCGAGCGTTGGTGCTCAAACTGGCTGAAGCGTTGTTATTGGCAGGAGCGGCCTTTATTTTAACCCTAGTGCTTGGCCGCTGGTGGATTCGCTGGCTCAAAGCCCATAACATTGGCAAAGCAATTCGGGTTGATGGTCCGCAGAGCCACATGATCAAAATTGGCACGCCAACCATGGGCGGCGTGATGATCATCGCCTCGGTTGTGATCATCACGGTGATTTTCAACTTGGTTGGGCGTTGGTCGATGCTGTTGCCCTTGGCGGCACTAGTTGGCTATGGCATTCTTGGAGCGTTCGATGATTATCTTTCGTTGACCAAAGTGCGCTCGAAAACCTTTGGCCTGACCGAACGCTTCAAAATGGTTTGGCTGGTGATGATCGCCTTTTTTGCCTCGCTGGCCTTATATTTACCTGCACCATTTGGCTTGGATAATGGCGGCGAGGTGGTTGTGCCATTTGTTGGCGTGATTGATATTGGCTATTGGTACATTCCGATCGCAACATTTTTGATTGTGGCGATGGCCAACGCGGTGAATTTTTCCGATGGCATGGATGGCTTGGCTGGCTGGACTTCAGCGATTGCCTTTGCCGCTTTTGGTGTGATTGCCTTTGTCTATCGCTTCGATTATTTGGTGACCTACTCGTTTACGGTTTCGGGCGCGTGTGTGGCCTTTTTGTGGTTCAACGCCCATCCGGCTCAAGTATTTATGGGCGATACTGGCTCGTTGGCCTTGGGCGCGACCTTGGCGATTGTGGCGCTGATCTCCAAAGCCTGGTTGTTGCTGCCAATCGTCGGGATTATTTATGTGCTCGAAGCCGCCTCAGTGGTGATTCAGCGCTACTACTTCAAATATACCCGCATCACTACTGGCACTGGCAAACGGGTCTTCAAAATGACCCCAATTCACCATCACTTCGAGCTAGCAGGCTGGTCGGAAATGCAAGTGGTGCAGCGTTTTGTGATGATTGGGATTATTGCTGCAATGATTGGCATTTCGCTGGCACTAAATCCAGCCTTGCCCCAACAATCTAGTTCCAGCCAGCCGACGACCCCAAATAATCCTTTTACCACGACCGATGATCCGCTGCCAACGGCCTATCCAACGCCGTTGGGCAATTAA